One Juglans regia cultivar Chandler unplaced genomic scaffold, Walnut 2.0 Scaffold_154, whole genome shotgun sequence genomic region harbors:
- the LOC118345149 gene encoding toll/interleukin-1 receptor-like protein, whose amino-acid sequence MAFQLEASSSLSFSSSSIRKWAHDVFLSFRGEDVRQNFISHLYHALHQRGINTYIDNNLERGEEISSELSKAIEGSMISIIVLSKNYAESRWCLDELLKILECKEMVKQIILPLFYDVDPSEVQHQKGSFGEAFAKLRNKLKDEVKVTKWEAALEKVANLSGLELGDRNESEFIQDIIKWVDSVMVNRTFLKVAKHPVGIESRVRDIFQQLNMGRNDIVCMIGIFGTGGIDQVEIKDWGAKGRMEARALTWYQAWIWNINSL is encoded by the exons atggcctttCAATTAGaagcttcttcctctctctcattctcttcttcttccattcgtAAATGGGCTCACGATGTATTCTTGAGTTTTAGAGGTGAGGATGTTCGCCAAAactttatttctcatctatacCATGCTTTGCATCAAAGGGGAATCAACACTTACATAGACAACAATCTCGAAAGAGGAGAGGAAATTTCGTCAGAACTTTCCAAAGCAATTGAAGGATCAATGATTTCTATCATTGTACTCTCTAAGAACTATGCAGAGTCTCGATGGTGTTTAGATGAGCTATTGAAGATCCTCGAGTGTAAGGAAATggtaaaacaaattattttacccTTGTTCTACGATGTAGATCCGTCAGAGGTACAACATCAAAAAGGGAGTTTTGGAGAAGCATTCGCCAAACTTAGAAATAAGTTGAAGGATGAAGTAAAGGTCACAAAGTGGGAGGCAGCTTTGGAAAAAGTAGCCAATTTGTCCGGACTCGAATTAGGGGACAG GAATGAATCAGAGTTTATTCAAGATATCATTAAATGGGTGGATTCAGTAATGGTAAATCGTACATTTCTTAAGGTTGCTAAGCATCCAGTTGGAATAGAGTCCCGCGTACGAGACATTTTTCAACAATTAAATATGGGAAGGAATGATATTGTATGCATGATAGGGATATTTGGAACCGGTGGAATTG ATCAAGTGGAGATCAAGGACTGGGGAGCCAAAGGTAGAATGGAAGCTAGAGCTTTGACTTGGTATCAAGCATGGATTTGGAACATAAATAGCTT GTGA
- the LOC118345148 gene encoding disease resistance protein RUN1-like, protein MSTSSMAFQLGASSSLSFSSSSIRRWTHDVFLSFRGEDVRQNFISHLYHALHQRGINTYIDNNLERGEEISSELSKAIEGSIISIIVLSKNYAESRWCLDELLKILECKEMVKQIILPLFYDVDPSEVQHQKGSFGEAFAKLRYKLKDEVKVTKWEAALEKVANLSGLELGDRNESEFIQDIIKWVDSIMVNRTFLKVAKHPVGIESRVRDIFQHLNMGRNDIICMIGIFGTGGIGKTTISKEVYNKISYQFEGSCFLKNIRETSKVGGLIQLQKTLLYETLGISLEFHDTEKGINVIRHRLCFKRVLLILDDVDDLVQLETLAGARDWFGSGSRIIITTRDQHLLNISKVDSKYEVKRLDHNEDLELFSWHAFEEDKPIEDYVELSKQVMQYAEGLPLVLTVLGSDLRGQNINYWRSTLDKYKRIPSKNIQKVLCISYDGLDDNEKEIFLDIAFFYNGQYLDHVVKILDSCGFSPENGIKRLIDKCLITITTYNTLWMHDLLQDMGREIVRKESPKEPGARSRLWFHEDIRHVLEENTGTNNVEGIKVVLPEGHNHDDMIRLSPKAFAKMKRLRYFISRGACFSGGVLSYLSNELRVLDWSNCHLPSLPSNFHGEKLVVFKMNEGRIKEINCWKFKNLTVMKFSKCKFLSNILGVSSCSNLERLDIEMCENLVEVHDFVGFLDKLVSLNLYRCLNLKSFPRHLKLRSLRNLELWHCSKLQNFPQIECRMEILSYIQLEGTPIKEWPSSIGYLTPALNLLSLYLDQCIHQLQNQKELCLSDYSIMLKEDERYSSINVCFTAIEHLSIEGIKDLLCLPISIPHLQVLKDLSLLIHTNLAGYLIRLKMLHLTNILTAFN, encoded by the exons ATGAGCACTTCCTCCATGGCCTTTCAATTAGgagcttcttcctctctctcattctcttcttcttccattcgtAGATGGACTCACGATGTATTCTTGAGTTTTAGAGGTGAGGATGTTCGCCAAAactttatttctcatctatacCATGCTTTGCATCAAAGGGGAATCAACACTTACATAGACAACAATCTCGAAAGAGGAGAGGAAATTTCGTCAGAACTTTCCAAAGCAATTGAAGGATCAATAATTTCTATCATTGTACTCTCTAAGAACTATGCAGAGTCTCGATGGTGTTTAGATGAGCTATTGAAGATCCTCGAGTGTAAGGAAATggtaaaacaaattattttacccTTGTTCTACGATGTAGATCCGTCAGAGGTACAACATCAAAAAGGGAGTTTTGGAGAAGCATTCGCCAAACTTAGATATAAGTTGAAGGATGAAGTAAAGGTCACAAAGTGGGAGGCAGCTTTGGAAAAGGTAGCCAATTTGTCCGGACTCGAATTAGGGGACAG GAATGAATCAGAGTTTATTCAAGATATCATTAAATGGGTGGATTCAATAATGGTAAATCGTACATTTCTTAAGGTTGCTAAGCATCCAGTTGGAATAGAGTCCCGCGTACGAGACAtttttcaacatttaaatatgggAAGGAATGATATTATATGCATGATAGGGATATTTGGAACCGGTGGAATTGGTAAGACAACTATTTCAAAAGAGGTCTATAACAAGATTTCTTACCAATTTGAAGGaagttgtttcttgaaaaacattagAGAAACTTCAAAAGTAGGAGGTCTGATCCAGCTACAAAAGACACTTCTTTATGAGACTTTGGGAATAAGTTTGGAATTTCATGATACTGAAAAAGGCATCAATGTAATTAGGCATAGACTTTGCTTTAAAAGAGTTCTCctaattcttgatgatgtggatgacTTGGTTCAACTAGAAACATTGGCTGGAGCTCGTGATTGGTTTGGTTCAGGAAGTAGaatcatcataacaacaagagatcaacatttattaaatatatctaaagttgattcaaaatatgaagTAAAGAGATTGGACCATAATGAAGATCTTGAGCTCTTTAGTTGGCATGCTTTTGAGGAAGACAAACCTATTGAAGATTATGTGGAACTCTCTAAGCAAGTAATGCAATATGCTGAGGGCCTTCCACTAGTTTTAACAGTGCTAGGCTCAGATTTAAGGGGtcagaatataaattattggagAAGTACATTGGATAAGTATAAACGAATTCCTagcaaaaatattcaaaaagtaCTTTGTATAAGTTACGATGGATTGGATGATAATGAGAAGGAGATTTTCCTCGATATTGCCTTTTTTTACAATGGACAATACCTGGATCATGTCGTTAAAATATTAGATAGCTGTGGTTTCTCTCCAGAGAATGGTATCAAAAGGCTTATAGATAAATGTCTCATTACAATTACTACTTACAATACATTGTGGATGCATGACTTGCTACAAGACATGGGAAGAGAAATTGTCCGAAAGGAATCACCCAAAGAACCAGGCGCACGTAGTAGATTATGGTTTCATGAAGATATTCGCCATGTATTAGAGGAAAATACT GGAACAAACAATGTTGAGGGGATAAAAGTGGTTCTACCTGAGGGTCATAATCATGATGACATGATACGCTTGAGTCCCAAAGCGTTTGCAAAGATGAAAAGactaagatattttataagcCGGGGTGCATGCTTTTCTGGAGGAGTACTTAGTTATCTTTCTAATGAGTTAAGAGTACTTGATTGGTCAAACTGTCATTTACCATCTTTGCCATCCAATTTTCATGGAGAGAAGCTTGTTGTTTTTAAAATGAACGAAGGCCGCATCAAGGAGATCAATTGCTGGAAATTTAag AACTTGACGGTAATGAAATTTTCAAAGTGTAAGTTCTTAAGCAATATCCTAGGTGTTTCGAGTTGCTCAAATTTAGAGAGATTGGACATTGAgatgtgtgaaaatttagttgAAGTTCATGATTTTGTTGGATTCCTGGATAAGCTTGTTAGTTTGAATCTTTATAGATGCCTTAACCTGAAGAGTTTTCCAAGGCATCTCAAGTTGAGATCTCTAAGAAACCTTGAACTTTGGCATTGCTCAAAACTTCAAAACTTTCCACAAATCGAGTGTAGAATGGAAATTTTAAGTTACATTCAGTTGGAAGGCACTCCAATAAAAGAATGGCCTTCATCCATTGGGTACCTCACTCCTGCGCTTAATTTGCTATCGCTATATCTGGATCAATGCATTCATCAGTTGCAAAATCAAAAGGAGCTTTGTCTTAGTGACTACTCTATAATGCTTAAAGAAGATGAACGGTATTCATCCATTAATGTATGCTTCACTGCGATTGAACATTTATCTATAGAAGGTATCAAGGACCTGTTGTGTCTCCCAATCAGCATTCCTCACTTGCAAGTCCTAAAGGATCTCTCTCTCCTTATTCATACAAATCTTGCTGGCTACCTCATTCGGCTTAAAATGTTGCACCTAACAAATATCTTGACAGCTTTTAATTAG
- the LOC108998320 gene encoding toll/interleukin-1 receptor-like protein produces the protein MAFQLEASTSLSFSSSSIRKWAHDVFLSFRGEDVRQNFISHLYHALHQRGINTYIDNNLERGEEISSELSKAIEGSMISIIVLSKNYAESRWCLDELLKILECKEMVKQIILPLFYDVDPSEVQHQKGSFGEAFAKLRNKLKDEVKVTKWEAALEKVANLSGLELGDRNESEFIQDIIKWVDSVMVNRTFLKVAKHPVGIESRVRDIFQQLNMGRNDIVCMIGIFGTGGIDQVEIKDWGAKGRMEARALTWYQAWIWNINSL, from the exons atggcctttCAATTAGAAGCTTCtacctctctctcattctcttcttcttccattcgtAAATGGGCTCACGATGTATTCTTGAGTTTTAGAGGTGAGGATGTTCGCCAAAactttatttctcatctatacCATGCTTTGCATCAAAGGGGAATCAACACTTACATAGACAACAATCTCGAAAGAGGAGAGGAAATTTCGTCAGAACTTTCCAAAGCAATTGAAGGATCAATGATTTCTATCATTGTACTCTCTAAGAACTATGCAGAGTCTCGATGGTGTTTAGATGAGCTATTGAAGATCCTCGAGTGTAAGGAAATggtaaaacaaattattttacccTTGTTCTACGATGTAGATCCGTCAGAGGTACAACATCAAAAAGGGAGTTTTGGAGAAGCATTCGCCAAACTTAGAAATAAGTTGAAGGATGAAGTAAAGGTCACAAAGTGGGAGGCAGCTTTGGAAAAAGTAGCCAATTTGTCCGGACTCGAATTAGGGGACAG GAATGAATCAGAGTTTATTCAAGATATCATTAAATGGGTGGATTCAGTAATGGTAAATCGTACATTTCTTAAGGTTGCTAAGCATCCAGTTGGAATAGAGTCCCGCGTACGAGACATTTTTCAACAATTAAATATGGGAAGGAATGATATTGTATGCATGATAGGGATATTTGGAACCGGTGGAATTG ATCAAGTGGAGATCAAGGACTGGGGAGCCAAAGGTAGAATGGAAGCTAGAGCTTTGACTTGGTATCAAGCATGGATTTGGAACATAAATAGCTT GTGA
- the LOC109012879 gene encoding disease resistance protein RUN1-like, producing MVKQIILPIFYDVDPSEVRHQKLSFGEAFAKLRYKLKDEVNVTKWEAALEKVANLSRLELGDKNELEFIQDIIKGVDSKVVNRTFLKVAKHPVGIESRVRDIYQHLSMERNDIVCMVGIFGTGGIDDVDELKQLETLAGDRKWFGPRSRIIELKILANDEARKLFSLRAFKKEEPLDGYAEVFEQVMEYAQGLPLALTVLGSNLKDKTIREWESALDEYKQIPDKNIQGVLQESYDGLEEHEKDMFLDIGTNNVEGIKVVLPEGHNHDDMIRLSPKAFAKMKRLRYFISRGACFSGGVLSYLSNELRVLDWSNCHLPSLPSNFHGEKLVVFKMNEGRIKEINCWKFKNLTVMKFSKCKFLSNILDVSSCSNLERLDIEMCENLVEVHDFVGFLDKLLQNQKELCLSDYSIMLKEDERYSSINVCFTGIEHLSIEELDLSKSAIVSLPPSIESFVKLRILKLHGCKKLQEILHLPPNIQELDAYKCHSLERFPEVSTKFPFYTCGLQELRWIDLTSCHKLDVNIGSLEPNPSFLEEHIQDHSCGITFPGNKIPDWFSHTKETSNGDHSCELDIHGPLYLDKIIGIVFCVVLRKSFHPCSGVSPHFCVSINGNRLVNYSWHEDWYDRVSNPVYLNYSFPESIEQWLRYPTGDTEFIEQWLRYSTRDTESFEQWLRYPKGDNLRFIFESEPGFKSCGVHIISKVQSEIFIVLL from the exons ATGGTAAAACAAATTATTCTACCCATCTTCTACGACGTAGATCCATCAGAGGTACGACAtcaaaaattgagttttggAGAAGCATTCGCCAAACTTAGATATAAGTTGAAGGATGAAGTAAATGTCACAAAGTGGGAGGCAGCTTTGGAAAAAGTAGCCAATTTGTCCAGACTCGAATTAGGGGACAA gaATGAATTGGAGTTTATTCAGGATATCATTAAAGGGGTGGACTCAAAAGTGGTAAATCGTACATTTCTTAAAGTTGCTAAGCATCCAGTTGGAATAGAATCGCGTGTACGAGACATTTATCAGCATTTAAGTatggaaagaaatgatattGTCTGCATGGTTGGGATATTCGGAACTGGTGGAATTG ATGATGTGGATGAGTTGAAACAACTAGAAACATTAGCTGGAGATCGTAAATGGTTTGGTCCAAGAAGTAGAATCATC GAGTTGAAGATTTTGGCAAACGATGAAGCTCGTAAGCTCTTTAGCTTGCGTGCTTTCAAGAAAGAAGAACCACTTGATGGTTATGCGGAAGTCTTTGAACAAGTCATGGAATATGCGCAAGGTCTTCCACTAGCTTTAACAGTGTTGGGTTCAAATCTAAAAGATAAAACCATTCGTGAATGGGAAAGTGCATTGGATGAATATAAACAAATACCCGACAAAAATATTCAGGGTGTACTTCAAGAAAGTTATGATGGACTAGAAGAACATGAGAAGGACATGTTTCTTGATATT GGAACAAACAATGTTGAGGGGATAAAAGTGGTTCTACCTGAGGGTCATAATCATGATGACATGATACGCTTGAGTCCCAAAGCGTTTGCAAAGATGAAAAGactaagatattttataagcCGGGGTGCATGCTTTTCTGGAGGAGTACTTAGTTATCTTTCTAATGAGTTAAGAGTACTTGATTGGTCAAACTGTCATTTACCATCTTTGCCATCCAATTTTCATGGAGAGAAGCTTGTTGTTTTTAAAATGAACGAAGGCCGCATCAAGGAGATCAATTGCTGGAAATTTAag AACTTGACGGTAATGAAATTTTCAAAGTGTAAGTTCTTAAGCAATATCCTAGATGTTTCGAGTTGCTCAAATTTAGAGAGATTGGACATTGAgatgtgtgaaaatttagttgAAGTTCATGATTTTGTTGGATTCCTGGATAAGCTT TTGCAAAATCAAAAGGAGCTTTGTCTTAGTGACTACTCTATAATGCTTAAAGAAGATGAACGGTATTCATCCATTAATGTATGCTTCACTGGGATTGAACATTTATCTATAGAAG AGTTAGATCTATCTAAAAGTGCAATTGTCAGCCTTCCTCCGAGCATCGAAAGCTTTGTTAAATTGAGGATTCTCAAATTGCATGGATGCaagaaacttcaagaaattctacatcttccaccaaatatacaaGAGTTAGATGCTTATAAATGTCACTCCTTGGAAAGATTCCCAGAAGTATCAACAAAATTTCCATTCTATACATGTGGCTTGCAAGAGCTAAGATGGATTGATTTGACCAGTTGCCATAAATTGGATGTAAATATAGGGAGTCTGGAGCcaaatccttcatttcttgag GAACATATTCAAGACCATTCATGTGGTATTACATTTCCAGGGAATAAGATTCCAGATTGGTTTAGCCATACTAAGGAAACTTCAAATGGTGATCATTCCTGTGAATTGGATATACATGGGCCCTTGTATTTGGATAAAATCATTGGAATTGTTTTCTGTGTTGTTCTTAGAAAAAGCTTTCACCCGTGTTCAGGAGTGTCGCCCCATTTTTGTGTTTCTATAAACGGTAACAGGCTTGTAAACTACTCATGGCATGAAGACTGGTATGATAGAGTCTCGAATCCTGTATATCTAAACTACTCATTTCCAGAATCTATCGAGCAATGGCTACGGTACCCAACAGGAGACACAGAATTTATCGAGCAATGGCTACGGTACTCAACAAGAGACACAGAATCTTTCGAGCAATGGCTACGGTACCCAAAAGGAGACAATCTAAGGTTTATATTTGAGAGCGAACCGGGCTTTAAAAGTTGTGGAGTTCACATAATCTCTAAGGTTCAATCTGAAATCTTTATTGTCTTGCTTTAA
- the LOC118345147 gene encoding eukaryotic translation initiation factor 5A-like, protein MTKQDDPEQNANTSFFPPCGMNDNFFPGCATYISLLYKFPLQRHAKCRFVGIDIFNGKKLEDIVPSSHNYDVPHVSRTDYQLIDISEDGFVSLLMDNGDTKDDLRLPTDDNLLGQIKDGFGEGMDLVLSVMSAMGEEQICALKDIGPKN, encoded by the exons ATGACAAAGCAAG ATGATCCTGAACAAAATGCAAACACTTCCTTTTTTCCTCCTTGTGGTATGAATGATAACTTTTTCCCCGGTTGTGCTACATATATTAGctt GTTGTATAAGTTTCCACTTCAAAGACATGCAAAGTGCCGCTTTGTGGGAATTGACATATTTAATGGGAAGAAGCTTGAGGATATCGTTCCTTCATCCCACAACTATGAT GTTCCTCATGTTTCTCGCACTGATTATCAGTTGATTGATATCTCTGAAGATGGTTTT GTGAGTCTTTTAATGGATAATGGAGACACCAAGGATGATCTGAGGCTTCCCACTGATGACAATCTGCTCGGCCAG ATAAAAGATGGGTTTGGTGAAGGAATGGACTTGGTGCTGAGCGTTATGTCTGCAATGGGGGAGGAGCAGATCTGTGCACTTAAGGACATTGGCCCAAAAAACTAA